The sequence GCCAATGCTGCCATCCAAGGTGCCAAAAAGTAGACCGAAGCGGTTGGTCTTATCAGATCCAGCACTTGTTCGATCAGCGGATGTAGCAAGCAGCTGCAGCCGCAAAAACTTGGTAATATGTGCACCAACATGGAATTCAGCCCTTGGTAGAAGTTTCTGTCCTTTCCAGCTTTCTGACTGCTTTGGGGCGTAATAGAATATCTAATTGTTGCACAAACTGCCAATGTCAGATGATTGTGGCAAAGGATTCTTCTATGGTTGAACCAATTATACATAAGTGAAATAGTATATATCCCAAAAGTATGCAGAGCAAACTGGTAAGAAAAAAGCAGGCCAAAGAAAGTAATGCTCCAAGAACAAATGATGCTTGATAAGAAAAATCCAAAAAGAAGAGGAAAAGAAACCAATACTAGAAATTTAAGAATGAACTTAAAGTACTATGAGAAGTTGACGCTAATGTCTAAAACATTCAGGCGCAAAAGGAAAATCGTTGAAGTGTAAATTGCCACACTTTCCATGGGTTGGAAGTCACCTAGCAGCCAATAAGTAAAGAAAATTCAAATAAcctcttattttaattattgccACAGGCACCACACTGAGAAAATTGAGGTTGTTCACTAGCGTTTTTGCCCAAAATTATATAACCCATGAGTGATTGATGTTTGAAAGAAACATGCACAGCAGCAGAAGGGGACACCTGAACATTCTTCTGCTCATCTGAAACTGTGAGGCTGAGTGTGCTTCCATCTATCAAAAACTCAGTTGCTAAACAATCAAGTGAGCCAAAATCTTTTGCCAATAAATTCAGTTGAGAGCCTTGTTCCTTCCAACTAAGAAAGTAAATGCTTTTGTGAATATCTCCAAGAAGAATAAAATTTTTCACCTGCAAAATGTTCACTCTCAAAAGAAAGTCTATCAAAAGCTCATAAGGTTATCATAAGAGTATGTGTTCAGTATacagtaaaaaaaatatgataacTTGACCTATATGCTAATATTAACAGAAATTCTAGAAAAAAGTGTAAAACATGTGGAAGAATAACAACAGAGTGAACGCGTAAGTGCTCAGATACATGGTAGTTTTCTTTCTCCAATAAAAATATCAGTATCGGACACAGCTTGAATAGCTAACATGTAACTGAAATTGAGGGGAAGGGGAAGCTGGCCCAATACAGATTTTACTTTTTAGTGATAATGAAAGATCTAGAATAAAGTGAAATAATAGTAATAAGACATTTTTCACTTATGACACATATCTAATGCATTGAACTATCCGCGGCCATAGAGATACATATACacagaaattttaaaaaattgtactAAGACCCCTGAAACAACTGAAATCGAACATAAAAAACACGCTAGATTTCGAATGTGGTAACTTGAGATCTGACGAATTTCATACAGCAACATTGTTCATCAGACCAAAGATTAATGAAGGATAACATGTTAGCACGCAAAATGGGGCACATACAATTGTTCATCAGACCAAAGATTAGTTAAGGATAACATGTGAGCATGCAAAACGGGGCACGCACAATGTTTAGGCTCACGACATAAAGAGGCGGGACATCATAGAACGCAACTCCATTTAACTCAAGACCCGTCCACTTATGCAGAATAATCTTGGGGCCTGACGCTATCAACAGATGGCCTTGAAGTGATGCCAAAGCAGATATAGCACCTTTCAATTCTTTAGAATAAACTTCTGAAACCTGAGAAGAATAAGGATGATTAAATTTAAGGTTATCAAGCAGCTGTGGATAAGCAAAACAGAATACTGCTACCTTAGCTTGACCACTGTCAGAATTTTTTTCAACAGAATATAAAAGTACACGTCCTCTAGCTGCTACATCTTCCCCTTGCACATAAGCAGTTCCAACCGCCAACAGAGTTTCATTTTCTTGTGTTGTAGTATTCTATACACATAGACAATTCAAACATGAGTAACTCAATAAATTACATTATAAGGTTTATGAAGTACATAATACCACAACCAAATAGTCAAAACTcgtaaccaaaaaaaaaaggtaaatgGGTGATGAAATTAGAACATTTCAGGCAAAAAAGGCAGTATGATGTGACAAGTTAAACTTACATATAATGTCACAACTCGTACAGTTAGAGCATTTTCAGAGCTTTGCATGGGAATTGTAGCCTTTGTTTGCCACGGCCCATTGGACTTTTCAGGTTCCATTATCCGTACCTCAAATTCTTCCACCGGATAGGTCCCCTCAAAATTCAGATTATCGTGCTCAAATTgatttccaacttcttgatcaATCAGAGACTGGATGACTTGATTAAGAGGCTTAAGCATCTGCATAAAAATTGTTAAGAATACCTGAATGAATTACCTGTTAAATTTTTTCCTTGTTCCCGGCCTACTTGCTAGGGATCCGAAGAAAGCAGGCTAGTGCCTCATTGTTTTGAGtttatgaaagcatgtttattttCTAGAACAAGATTCACGTGGACCAACCAGATTCAAGGAAGTACTATTCccaattaaacaagtactttcatgattatatttataaaaactgATAAAATAGAGCACGCACTTACTGGAACAGAGACTATAACCGGATACAAATTTTTCTCGgcaaaataagttatttgatgTGGTGTTCCCTTCAGTGATACCTGTCACAGATAAAATACATGGACAGAAGGTACCCAAGAAGAGAAAAGGAAAAGGAATGCGTATGAATTTATTGGAAACAAATTCGTGCTATAttgctataaaaaaaattaccacTAAAGAGCAGAAAAAAATGATTTCTTACCTTCTGCACTGGCCAACAACTGTCATAGGATGATAAAGCTGAAAGTTGGCATATTTTCAGAGCACCCTAAAGAAGAGGAAAAATATTCAGTTTTCCGTATGTAAGGAATAAAAGAACCCATATACTTAGCTAACCTGTGAAGTTATGTATATAAACCCATGATTACAGTTGACATTGTGAAGAACAGTGAAGGCAACTATTGGTCCATCACACACCTGAAAAAAAAGGATAGAGGATTGCTGATGGGTTTTAATAAATTGTGAAAGGTTAGCCTTGATAGAAAACTACATAGTCAGAAAGAGACATTATACTATAAGCCTTGATTCAACAAGTGGAACCATATAAACCGAGACAAACTAACCTGTGGATGAATGCGTATGCGCTCCCTGAATATCATGAACCAAGCGGGTCTTGTCCCAGAGAGAAATAAACCCTGTAAGCCACCAACATTCTTGAAAACAGTTATACGTTGAGATGAGATCCCTGATGTTGACTCCTCTCGTGCATAAGTGTCCGAGAAAACTCGGACAAAACGTAAATTTCTAAGCCTAGACGAACTTGTACTGCTGCGACTAATAGAACTCTGACCGTAAACATCCTCAACAGCGGGAGCATTTTCTGAACCTTCATAAATATAAGCATGATAACAAAGAATACTCCCATCGGACAATATTCCAAATAGAAAGGGACGGCCATGATCAGAAGCCCATCGTTGCATGGACAACTCAACAACCTGTATACCATGATTTGCTTCTTTCCTACCATGTCCATTGGCTTCAGAATTTTTTTTCACGTGATTCACAGGATCATTCACCGGACTGTGAAAAAATGAGTCCAAGATATGACCCTTTCCAGAAACAAATTTATCAACAGAGAAAACACAGTTGAAATTGGGCAAATCAAACATCTCAAGATTTCCATTTTCATAGCACAGAACACAGTACACATCACCGTGATCATGCATCATACCATCTGTTCCATCAATAGCCTCCCCGATGCCAGTAGCAAGCCAAGCATCTGTACTAGTCTTCCGGAGCCATACTTCAGGTCCTTTATCTTGATAAAGTGTACAAGCTGACACCAACTTATCTGAGCTTTCAAATACTGGTGGAATGATGACCGACACTGTGCACGTGGAGGGATCTAGGCGAAGAAATTGAGGAAGCACAAAGCAAAGACCACATAAATCATGGTTCAGACACGAGTACATAAAAAACACTATCAAACAACATGGACCCTTTTCAATGCCTGGAATTAGAATAATGTTCTTGAAACAGTTGTGTACTTGTGTTTATGAccgtttgaaatttttggaagcTTTTAGGCGTTCATATATGGTAATCATGTTAACAATATCTTGTCCctctaataaaaaaatcaaatcgtaCTAAAGGTGAATTCTCAAGTTGCCAAGTATTAATTCAGTTCCACAAGTTGCAGGCCAAACAGTACAAGCACTCATTCACTTCAACCTTTGATCTATGCCAACCCCAAGCAGCCTTTCAATGTATAACTAGTTCAAAAAAATGAATGCGCGGAATACTTAAGTTACCAGACACGTAAATATGAAAATTAGCTTCATTAGGAACCTTGAGCCAGAGATCAACAGAGGAAGCACAAGAAGATGCTCAAGAACTAGAGAAATCCTAAATTTGTTCACATCATAAAAAATGGAAATACTTCAATGCCATAGTAGCCACAATTTTACAAACAAAACAGTTGGTGACGAATATTTTGCCCCTAAAGTCAAATGTTCAACATACCATAATAATTTGCAAGAAGTATCATAAATAACAAACCCATAAATTTCCATCAAAACAATGATCAGAGATTTTTATCTCGAGATTTACCAAAAATGTATTAAATGAAAAGAAATAAAGGATTAAAAACCACCCTAAATGCTAAGAAAATTCAATACATAACTCGCTGAAACACGTCCATCCTGCCCCCACTGCCGCAGGATCTAGGTTTCAGTTGGAGGGTAGTTATTTAGGGTGGGTGGATTGTGGGACATTCCTAACCCTATATTTGTGGAAAAATAGTAATTATAATAATAGGACATACAAGAGCACAAGGCATGCAACTTTGATGTCAAATGTGCCTAAGGTCAAGAAATGCATTTAACAAGACTGGTTGACTGTCTAAGCTCTTCCAAAATTAAACATGCAGATAGTAAATGAAAGAAGAGGCTGGCCCAACTATTAATAATCATCACCCCTTTATGTAGGAGAAAATACGCCTAGCTGAAAATAATAGAACATCATCCCCATaactataaattatataatagaactacaaatcatatcaaatacacgcaataatctttaaaaatgtCAAATTTGGTCCAAAATTATGCTGATTGATTTGTGATACTCTCCTTCAAGCTGAAGGAGATTCTACATGATATTCAAAACCAGAAAGACATAATTAACGTGCAGAAATATAATGTGTCATCTTCCATTGAGTAGCAACAACCAATTATCGTGGCCACATGGGATCGATAAACATAGCATCCCAGTGGACATAAAAATCACTAGAGGATTCAATCTGTGACCCTGGCAGCCAAACAGTCAGAATAATCGTAAGTGCAGCCATTATTCAACACACAGTTACTGTAACCATGATTTCTTTTTCCAAATCATGGTTCACATTATCATTAATTTTATCTGCACGGATAGATTTTTAGCCGACACGATATAGGAAAATCTAGATGAGTATTCTTCTATGGCatcatattaaatttcacaGTTCTAGTATAAGAAGAGATCACAACATAACACAAGATTTATACAATTGGCAAGGAAGACCTACATCGTATCGAATATCGATAGTCAAGTGACATGACATCAAAAGCTATTTTTCTGTACAAAAGAAATAACATACTAAATGTATTACAAAAAAGAAGCCATTTTATTGCTTGTAAAGTACTAAGACATACCTCCAACAAGAAGCTGAATACTTCCATCAGTCATTCTCAGCAACACATAAGGATCAGCAATGGAAACCGATGACACAATTGTGCCTTCAGAACCTGCAACAGCTTCTGTGTTGGAGGTTTTAAATGTCAAATCTTGAGTCATAAAAGCGCCATCAAGGATCCGGGCACCGCGAGCAAAGATTTGGATAACTCGACGTCTGCATGACAAAGTTTTCAAAAAATGTTAATCACCCTATAGGACTCAATAATAACATTAATTACCAATAATCTGTTAAGATATTAACCATCAACATCAAAGCATCATTGCAGTTAAAAAACTGAAAAACAGTTAATAAGCAGGGACAGGATAAATGTGAACAAACAGAACTAAAATTTTCATCTGCTAAAGGCACCAATGCTCTTCAAGAAGACCAAACGTCCAAACCTAAGTCACCACTTATTCTAAATAAAGCAAATTGAAGCAAAGGGACCTAAGACCTAACACCCCGATGCTTCCAGTGCCTGAAAAAACCTCATAAATTATCGCTaggattaaaataaaattttaagccGGACTGACGACTAAATATTTAATCAGCCCAAGCTCCCATTAGAGACTGCATTTACAAGCAAATCTCGGATGTCCTCCACTCCACCCAGGCCCAAGCAGAGTGTATTAGCCTTATATTAGCAGAGGAGTTGTTCCAATTTCGACtaccttttatttttattttttttttatagaaacTCAAATCTTATAAATAAGAACATGGAAGATAATTACAAGTGTGAACCAGAGGTCAACACACTATGAAAAGCTAACAACTCAAAAAACTAACTCAAAATAATGCTCCAATCCCTATACACATCTGATACCGAAAAAGATTTAAAACCCGTAGACTGAAGCCACCGAGGAACCCTAAACATAATCTTCTCCCAGCAATCTACAGCCGAGTCTTCTATATCTTCAAAAATCCTCTTGTTTCGCGCTCCAACCACACAGACCGACAAATGCAATGAGCTACCGTATTCCAGAAAGTCCTTCCTTTCCTTCCCAAAACTCGTCGTCTCGTCCTAGGTTCAGCTCAAACAAATCCCAATTTCGACCACCTTCTATTCCTACAAGTCCAAATGAAAGGTCATTTCCATGGAACTAACACTACTCTCTCCCGAAGCACCAACGCTTAACACTATTCTCTCTCGAAGCACCAACACTACCAAACATATAAACATTACAGCATAGTGCATATGAATTCCATGTCTGAATGATTACAAATAGTCCATATGCTGTCATTATGAAAAGAATATAAAACTGGTGTTTTCAATTATCAATTTGAATAACTGATATAGAGAGGGAAATGAAGGGGGtgaaaacaataaaatcaaattccagAACATATGCATGAACTGGTTGAGCCAGATAAATGAAAGACCTTTCAAACAAATTTCCTGCTGCAACTGTACTTCCTTGAACATAGTAGTCAACATTTTCAGTAACCTCCTCAAGGTTAGTAGCTGTTTGTAGTACCTGCAACATAAGGACGTGCATGTAAGAAAGACTGCAGAGATAACACGGTAGCTGATTCAGGATAAGTCATCTTTCTAAACCTGGcaaataaaaattttccaaaatttctcGTCTTTTAAACAGAAAAGGTTATACTACTGACACACCATTGTACGGTTTTCCAAACTAATTATCAAATATGCATGATATTCATCTTCATAAGCTGCTCCCTTTAAGGAATCACTGCGTAAATTCTTGTGGTAAACCGTCCAAATCCCTTTGCAACCGGGTAGTGATTCCTGCATAAAACCACGATGTTTTGATGCATATCAATAATAAAGTCACAAATGAAAGTCACTCAATTTGAAATACATAGTACAGGTAGGTGATCCAACCCAAATCAATCGGCTTGGAATTGAAGAAATGGATGATAAGATTCTGAATGTGCAGAAGCTGGTAAAGGCACTATTTGGGTAAACATACAGTTTCATATAATAGTTGACATATCACAAGACAGGTAAATAACAAATGCTACTCACTGTAAAGGTTTACATATTTCATTGAGTTTGGATACACAATGACATTGAAACATAAAAAGATCTCATTTTTAAAGAAGCAGAAGTTATTGTTGTGCAGCTTGACTCAAGCTTAAATTTCAGCAGGCTTGTGTTTATATATCATTCAGAAACTACCAAGCTTTTTcctattatttatctatattgaAATTTTAATCGTATCTGTTGTCTCCACAGTTTGAAAATTGATCTAATTTTTCTTCAGAACACAAATGGCAATGTTCCTGGTTGAACTCAAATTTTCACTAGTTTAACGAGTTAGTAAAATGAGCTAGCTGAAACTAGAAAGTTCAATATGAGCTAAAAGTTAATTGCAGAAATTTGAATATCTTCACTCAGAGCTTGACTCATTTATAGCCCCTATACTCCAAAATGGAAAACTTTCCTTTTATTCTTCCACCTGTCTTTCCTATTCTATCAGCACTAAACCAATGTGTAGCATAAACATAAAACATtttgttaaaataaaataaaaaaataacttcaGTGCATTCTTCCACCAAAATGACTCCATTCGAAGCCGTTTATGGGATTCCGCCTCCGACTCCACTAGCTTATATTCCTGGCACCTCTTGTGTGCAAGCTGTCAATGAGTATCTTCGTGTTCGTGATTCCATTCTCCGAGAATTACGACGTAATCTATCGGTGGCCAGAGATCGAATGAAAGTTCAAGCCGACCAACAtcgaagaaaaatttctttcacTGTCGGAGATTACGTTTACTCCAAGCTTCAACCGTTTCGTCAATCTTCTGTTGCTATCAGGCGTAATATGAAGCTTGCTCCCCGTTTTTTGGGCCCTATCAGATTCTTGACGAAGTGGGTACGGTGGCTTATAAATTGGATCTTCCCCCAGGATCACAAATTCATAATGTCCCAGACAATTAACACGTACGAGGAGGTGGGGCATAAATCAGTGGAGATAGTGGAAGATTTGGTCAATAAGATGcatctttaattaattgtttattctCTCTCATGATGACTGATCTTTAGCTTAGTGGGTAAACATTCCCTAATTTTAGCATTAGTACGTTATTATTTTCTTCATTGTAAGACTAATATAAATAGTATGAAGCTTATCGAATGAAGTATTAACTATTTCGAGTTTCAATCCTCCTATTCCTTTGTCTTTCTTTTTCCTTAATCCTATTAAATTCATTCATATCACGATCCTCCCACAATCTAATCCTATCACCCTGTTTGACATTGTACTTGACAAACAGAAGAAGAGCCGGGTAAATCCTAGAGATGAATTTCCAAGGGCTCTTGAAAGTGGCATTCTTGGCTCAGTCCGCATCCTACCCGTTACCTTGCAATCCATATTTGCTTACAATATAACGaatccctctccatagaaaacctCCACCACAACTAAGGCTTTATTCCTCAAACAAATAAAACCTATGCCCAATCCCCCACTGTTCTTAGGTCTACAAACTTGGTCCCAAGCAACTTGGTGACAATGATACTACTCGTCAGCCCCGTCCCACAAAAAATCCCTCGTAATATTTTGCATGGCGCCCGCTATACCACACGGTATCCTGAAAAGAGAGACAAGAAACACAAAGGCAGGGCATTCAACACCACCGAAATCAAAGTCAATCTCCCACCTTTGGACAAAAGGCATTTTTCAGCTAGACAATTTCTTATTAAGTTTCATTAACACCGGTTCCCAAAACGAAAGTTTCAACGGATTACCTCCCAAAGGAATCCCCAAAATCTAATAGGCCACGATTCACCGCCACACCCGATAATCCTTGATAACCCCTTCACCTTCTCTTCCTCGCGATTGAGGCCTAGCAGAGCATTCTTGCCCAAATTTACATTCAACCCTCACATATAGCACAAAAGGAATTCCAAATATCCATAAAAAAATGCAACATAACCCTCCTCCTTCACAAAAAAGAGATTATCATCCGCAAATTGAATATGGGAAGTCTCAACCCCATCCTTACCACATCCAAACCACGTCATATCCAACGCTTTTGCCTTGTCCATCATTCTGCCCAACATCCACTATCAAATTGAAAAGAAAACGAGACAGAGGATTCCCTTGCCAAAGACCTTTCTCTCCCTTGAATTTTCCTTTGGGCCTCCCATTGATAAAAATCGAAAACGATACGTTTGGAACACAACCTTGATCCATTTTCTCCACCTTTCCCCAAAACCATTTTTCAACATCACGAAGTCCAAGAATCTCCAATCCACATGGTCCTAACTCATAAACCTTCTCAAAGTTTAATTTAAACACCCTCTCTCTTCTTCTTTAACCCATACTCCACCAATTCATTAGCAATGAAACAGAAATCTAAAATCTGTCTATCCTCCATAAAGGCACTCTGAGTGTGCCATTGTGAAAGAAATCACCTTCTTCAATCTCGAAGCCAACACTATGGCTGTTATCTTATAAATGCACTACTAATGATATTACTATTTCATTATCTAGTCAAGGACTCAAGTACATTAataatgaatttatttaattaaaattttgaactaacataaagataatgcccGATGCACTAATTTATTAATGTCTTTTTactttttcataattttttttaaaaaaaaggtctTAACTTCCAACCAGACATTTGTTTATTATATTTCTTGATAAAAAAACCTGTTACAAGAACAAGTAACAAAAACATCATTCCTCTCAGTTAGACACAATATCTAGTTGGTCTATCAGTTAGACTAAATATCTAGTTGGTCTAAGACAGAAAACACCAAAATTTATATAGCATGTATGGTCGGGTATAGACGACACACAACTCAGAACTAATTACGGCATCGAATAAGTAGCGCTCGAAGGGAAAAAACAGTCAATACATTAACGTCAAATTCTTGGTCCCTTGGATTTCGAGGCTTTCAAACTTTCTAAATAAAACTCTTCAacgaacattttttttaaataggaaacatataatttctagactactGATTCAGCAATTTCTTTCTAAAACACAATTCTTGGATTTTTTTTCGGCATACAAACCCAAACTCTTCTGAATTTAAAATTCACTTAGTTGGGCTAAATCTTTTGTGCTCTTTCTATACCCCTTAGAGAAGTTTGGATATAGAGGTAATAACTTTGAAAAATGCTTAAATAAGTGCAacttttttaattgtttttttagaaGCGATTTTATCATTTTGGATAAATATTGAAAAGTATTTTAAATACTTTTCAATATTTATCCAAAATGATAAAATCGCTTCTAAAAAAACAGGGGCCTATTCAGCAGCTAGAATTCCGGTTGGGAATGAGATAAATTTGGGTGTCGGAGTGGTTTTATGAAGATTTTCTCTTGGAACATTAGAGGAGGAGGGTCCAGCAGCAGGAGGAGTTTGATTCGAACGATTCTTCGTAGAGAGAAACCTGATTTAGTGATCTTTCAAGAAACTAAGCAAGCCAGGGTGGACAGGAGATTCATAGCTAGTTTGTGGAAATCAAGATTCGTAGAATGGTTGGAGTTGCCTGCAATTGGTAGATCAGGGGGAATTTTATTGGCTTGGGACTCTAAGTCGGTGTCAGTGACGGATAATTTGATTGGAGATTTTTCAGTTTCGATTAAGCTAGATAAGGGCAGTAGTTTGGAGTGGTGGTTTTCGGCGGTGTACAGTCCATGTTCTCCTAAGGATCGTCAAAATTTTTGGGATGAGTTAGCAGGTTTGAAGGTTTATGTGGTCCTAATTGGTGCGTAGGAGGGGATTTTAATGTGGTGAGATTCTTGAGTGAAAAATTGAACAGCAGTACTTTGACCAGAAGCATGAGAAGTTTTGACTCTTTAATCACAGAGCTAGAATTGTGTGATCCTCCGCTCTTGAACGGTAAATTCACTTGGTCCAACATGCGAGCATCCCCTATTTGTTGTAGGCTGGATAGATTTCTTTTCTCTGGAGGCTGGAGAGATATGTTCAAGTTTAGTAGACAGACGATTTTGCCGAGATTAACTTCAGATCAGAACCCTTTGATTCTGGACACAACTCAGGGGGAGTGGGGCCCAACACCTTTCAGGTCCGAAAACATGTGGTT comes from Henckelia pumila isolate YLH828 chromosome 4, ASM3356847v2, whole genome shotgun sequence and encodes:
- the LOC140867587 gene encoding cleavage and polyadenylation specificity factor subunit 1 isoform X2, with translation MSFAAYKMMHHATGIEHCASGFISHSPADATPRAPELPGDGLDSDWPSSTKLVGPVPNLITVAANVLEVYTVRIQEESSNLMNSKPAKRGGVLAGVSGASLELVCHYRLHGNVESLGVLANGGVNEGRRRDSIMLTFRDAKISVLEFDDSLHGLRTSSMHCFEGPDWLHLKKGRECFSKGPLAKVDPLGRCSAVLVYGLQMIVLKTAEASSGLVVEDNTFNSGPSVASRIESSYIVGLQDLDMKHVKDFIFLHGYIEPVVVILHEQELTWAGRVSWKHHTCMISALSINTTLKQHPLIWSANNLPHDAYKILAVPSPIGGVLVIAANTIHYHSQSTSCFLALNNFAVPVDGSQEMPRPGFITELDAANATWLTNDVAMFSTKTGELLLLTLVYDGRIVQRLELSKSRASVLASDITTIGNSLFFLGSRLGDSLLVQYNSEVGTPTPATGAKEEVGDIETDAPLAKRLRRSPSDTLKDITNNEELSLFGTGPNNAHLAQKTFSFAVRDSLLNVGPLKDFSYGLRINADPNATGSAKQSNYELVCCSGHGKNGSLSVLQQSIRPETITQESLPGCKGIWTVYHKNLRSDSLKGAAYEDEYHAYLIISLENRTMVLQTATNLEEVTENVDYYVQGSTVAAGNLFERRRVIQIFARGARILDGAFMTQDLTFKTSNTEAVAGSEGTIVSSVSIADPYVLLRMTDGSIQLLVGDPSTCTVSVIIPPVFESSDKLVSACTLYQDKGPEVWLRKTSTDAWLATGIGEAIDGTDGMMHDHGDVYCVLCYENGNLEMFDLPNFNCVFSVDKFVSGKGHILDSFFHSPVNDPVNHVKKNSEANGHGRKEANHGIQVVELSMQRWASDHGRPFLFGILSDGSILCYHAYIYEGSENAPAVEDVYGQSSISRSSTSSSRLRNLRFVRVFSDTYAREESTSGISSQRITVFKNVGGLQGLFLSGTRPAWFMIFRERIRIHPQVCDGPIVAFTVLHNVNCNHGFIYITSQGALKICQLSALSSYDSCWPVQKVSLKGTPHQITYFAEKNLYPVIVSVPMLKPLNQVIQSLIDQEVGNQFEHDNLNFEGTYPVEEFEVRIMEPEKSNGPWQTKATIPMQSSENALTVRVVTLYNTTTQENETLLAVGTAYVQGEDVAARGRVLLYSVEKNSDSGQAKVSEVYSKELKGAISALASLQGHLLIASGPKIILHKWTGLELNGVAFYDVPPLYVVSLNIVKNFILLGDIHKSIYFLSWKEQGSQLNLLAKDFGSLDCLATEFLIDGSTLSLTVSDEQKNVQIFYYAPKQSESWKGQKLLPRAEFHVGAHITKFLRLQLLATSADRTSAGSDKTNRFGLLFGTLDGSIGCIAPLDELTFRRLQSLQKKLVDAISHVAGLNPRSFRHFRSYGKAHRPGPDSIVDCELLSHYEMLPLEEQADIAQQIGTTRTQIMSNLNDLTLGTSFL
- the LOC140867587 gene encoding cleavage and polyadenylation specificity factor subunit 1 isoform X4; amino-acid sequence: MKHVKDFIFLHGYIEPVVVILHEQELTWAGRVSWKHHTCMISALSINTTLKQHPLIWSANNLPHDAYKILAVPSPIGGVLVIAANTIHYHSQSTSCFLALNNFAVPVDGSQEMPRPGFITELDAANATWLTNDVAMFSTKTGELLLLTLVYDGRIVQRLELSKSRASVLASDITTIGNSLFFLGSRLGDSLLVQYNSEVGTPTPATGAKEEVGDIETDAPLAKRLRRSPSDTLKDITNNEELSLFGTGPNNAHLAQKTFSFAVRDSLLNVGPLKDFSYGLRINADPNATGSAKQSNYELVCCSGHGKNGSLSVLQQSIRPETITQESLPGCKGIWTVYHKNLRSDSLKGAAYEDEYHAYLIISLENRTMVLQTATNLEEVTENVDYYVQGSTVAAGNLFERRRVIQIFARGARILDGAFMTQDLTFKTSNTEAVAGSEGTIVSSVSIADPYVLLRMTDGSIQLLVGDPSTCTVSVIIPPVFESSDKLVSACTLYQDKGPEVWLRKTSTDAWLATGIGEAIDGTDGMMHDHGDVYCVLCYENGNLEMFDLPNFNCVFSVDKFVSGKGHILDSFFHSPVNDPVNHVKKNSEANGHGRKEANHGIQVVELSMQRWASDHGRPFLFGILSDGSILCYHAYIYEGSENAPAVEDVYGQSSISRSSTSSSRLRNLRFVRVFSDTYAREESTSGISSQRITVFKNVGGLQGLFLSGTRPAWFMIFRERIRIHPQVCDGPIVAFTVLHNVNCNHGFIYITSQGALKICQLSALSSYDSCWPVQKVSLKGTPHQITYFAEKNLYPVIVSVPMLKPLNQVIQSLIDQEVGNQFEHDNLNFEGTYPVEEFEVRIMEPEKSNGPWQTKATIPMQSSENALTVRVVTLYNTTTQENETLLAVGTAYVQGEDVAARGRVLLYSVEKNSDSGQAKVSEVYSKELKGAISALASLQGHLLIASGPKIILHKWTGLELNGVAFYDVPPLYVVSLNIVKNFILLGDIHKSIYFLSWKEQGSQLNLLAKDFGSLDCLATEFLIDGSTLSLTVSDEQKNVQIFYYAPKQSESWKGQKLLPRAEFHVGAHITKFLRLQLLATSADRTSAGSDKTNRFGLLFGTLDGSIGCIAPLDELTFRRLQSLQKKLVDAISHVAGLNPRSFRHFRSYGKAHRPGPDSIVDCELLSHYEMLPLEEQADIAQQIGTTRTQIMSNLNDLTLGTSFL